CCGATCAAGGAACTGTTGGATAAAGGCAAACGACTGGTCGACAAGTGCCAGAAGATCCACGCGCTCAATCTGTGTATGAAGTATAAGCACTCGAGAAGGCTGGCCGCCTTCAACGCGGCAGTCGTGGAGAAGTTCCAGCTTTACATGCCGCTCCTGGGTGTGAGGGACGGAAAGGAAATGTCGGTGGGCGTGAAGACGATCGGGGAAGACGTGAAGGAGATCGGGGAAGACGTGAAGGAGCTCAAGGAATGGTTCGTGCTAGTGAACGGCAGGGCCCTCCAGAGCGAGCTTGAGACTTCGAGCGACCTTGCGGTCCCTGCAGCGCCCGATTTCTTTGTCGGTTCAGAGGTGGAGGCATCCTTGAGGAAGCTCAAGGAGCAGTTGCTTGAGGAGGGAGCGTCTGTGATTGTTGTGACCGCCCCGGGTGGGTGTGGGAAGACCACTCTGCTTAAGAAATTGTGTCATGAAACGGCAATCAAAGGTATGTGTGATTAGTGTTTTGATTGATTCGGAACTAAAAAAAACTAGGGATGAATTTATTGAGTTGATCATTGCCGATTGATATCCTGGACTtagtaggaaaaaaatgaaaaagaaagaaaaataaaaatataaaattataaaaattgtctatgtaaGAGCCGGCTTGTCATGTTGGATGGCTGGCTGGAAACACTTTGTGGGCAAATCATCTAAAGGTTCAAGACTCAGTTGGCAAAATTGAAtttaagcaaaagaaaaattagcaaaatgaaataattatgactaaattgacatctgTACAAAAAACTTAGagttttttttgggtaattatgCTGCCATTTATGTGTATAGGATCTGTTGCCTGAATGATGTTCCTCTTTTGGAcatatttcaataattgaatCCCATTAaatcttctctccctctcaagcAATTCACTTTCTATTAGATGTGAATGTTAGCACAGAGAATTGCTTGGGGTATCGTGCAGATTGAtgtttcatcaagaagaatcttTTTTTCGTAGTTCCGTTTCCGGTTTGTTATCACGTCCAATCTTCCCAAGCTTTTAGATATGCAATAACTCGCTTCTGTTTCATTGCGCTGAGCACCTTTTTTAATCAGCTGAACCCTCCTGTTCACAGCCACATGCTTTAGACTTATTATTTCTGCTATATCGTATCTACTTAGCTCAGTTTCTTATCCTACCGAATTCATTAATGAAATGTGCCGAGGCAAAATTTCATACTCTTTGCGAGTAATAGGGATCAGAGTTACTGTGGTTTCCATATAGGCAAATTTAAGGACAAAATTATGTTCGTCCCTATCTCGAAGAAGCCCAACCTGACAGACATTGTCCAGAAAATGTATCAACACAATCGTTTAGAGGTACCCAAGATTAAATCAGAAGAGGGTGCAGTTTATTGCTTGCAGCAGCTGCTCAAGAAAATAGGACAAAGTCCTGTGTTGCTCGTGCTGGACGATGTCTGGAAAGAATCGGAATCCATAGTTGACAAATTTGTCTGCGATGATAACAAAGATTACAAAATCGTGGTGACATCAAGATATGAGTTTCCTCATATCCATTCTGTGCATCACCTGAACCCACTGACTCATGACGAAGCTGTGGAACTTTTTCGTCGATGTGTTACTGTTGATGATAGAAGCACGCGTCCACCAGATACTCAGCTCTTGAATGAGGTACGCTCTCGCTTGCGCTCATCAATTATAGGACTTCGCATGGTCATCGAAACTCTGggttaattttttctttaaagaataTGTTTAATAAAATCAAACCTGCCTATCCCTACTTTCAACTCTCTTTCAAAGAGAGGCCTTGCTTAGTGCTATATCAAGTTCCGACAAttactgtatttttttttaccgtGGCAGATAGTGGAACACTGTAAGCGATTGCCATTGGTTATTAAAGTCGTTGCCAAGTCTCTCCGAGGAAAGAATTatgcattttggaaaaaaaagctTCGTGAATTGTCCGAAGGTCATTCTCTTCTTGATTTGGACACCGAGATTCTAGCTTGCCTCAGAAAGAGCTTGGATGATTTGGATGGTGACCCTTCGATCAAGAAACGTTTCATGGACCTCGGCTCATTCCCGGAGGACTGCAAGATCCCCGCCACTGCCCTTATTGATATGTGGGTGCAATTGTACGAGCTAGATTTCGATGGTGTGGACGCTGCTACTGACCTCCATGAACTCGATTACAGGAACCTAGCTGATCTCGTATTACCCAGGTATTGCACTGAAGTTCATTTTGTTCTCTTAACCAACTTTTCTAGTTTTCTACTACCGTGAGATTTCCTCATCAGATTCTAGTCGGCATAtgattagttttttatttttatttttatacgtGATAGAATGCGTGTGAAATGGACAAATGCATGATGAGATCTTTGCACCAAGATCGATAGAGTAATTTATGTCATTTGATGACCCGTATCTAACCCCAAAATCATTAGATTTTTCATAGCGCTACGAACTATTCTATTCCCAAAAAAGGGCATTCTACACGTTTTGAATCCACACCCCAGTTACTGCGCCTGACCTTCAGCTGCAGTGTGTTCCGCAGTGCAACGGTCAAATGGTTTATACATAGGCCTCTAAAGAACATTTCTAAGTCCTCACTTAACTTCTCAAGAGTGGGAAAGATCaatgtcttctttttctgttgAATTGATATTATCAAATGCATGGCCATGGCGCTAGAATTTAGCTCAAGAAACTCTAGTGCAAATGCTTATATCCAAGTGTTTGATTGCATACATACAGGAGAGATTCAAAAGACGATGACGAATCTTACCGTAGCCACTATGTTATGCAGCATGATCTGCTTAGAGAGCTGGCTATCATGGAGTGCAACCAGGGGGAAGTAATGAACAGAGAGAGACTCATTCTAGACTTGATGGGAAATAACTTTCCCAATTGGTGGATAGAGCAAAAGCAACAACCTCTCCATGCTCGTCTAGTGTCCATCTCCACAGGTTTGTaattctccctctctcaaaGATCTACAaggaaaaattcatttggttggTGGTTAGTTACCTTCTAACCTTCTTTGATCATAACGCAGATGGAAAATTCTCAACACCTTGGCCAAATCTCAAATTGCCTGTAGTTGAGGCTCTTGTCTTGAATTTTCGGACCAACATGCAAACCAAAACCTATGCTTTGCCTGAATTCATCGCAAATTCCCCCATGCTCAAGGCCTTGATAGTAACAAACTATAGCTTCTTTCCCGTTGAGCTGGGCAACTTCCATGTCATCGGGTCCAATTTAAGGAGGATCAGGTTTGAGCGTGTCACGGTTCCATTCCTAAGCATGGGAAAATTATGCTTGCATGATTTAGaaaagatatcatttttcatgtgCGACATTAGTCAGGCTTCGACGTCGACCAATGCCAAAATCTCAGATGCAATGCCAAACTTAAAGGAGCTCGACATGGACTATTGCAACGATCTTGTGAGATTACCAGATGACATCTGTGAGATAAAGCCTTTACAGAAGCTTAGCATCACAAATTGCCATAATTTCTCTGCTCTCCCTGAACAAATTGGGCAATTAGCATATCTTgaagtggttcggcttaattctTGCACAGCCTTGTCACGGTTACCAGACTCAATTAGAAGCCTACAAAATCTGAGACTTCTCGATATACCTGAATGCCTGAATCTGACCGCATTGCCTGATCAAATTGGTCATATGGTTAGTCTCTATAGGATAAACATGAGAGGATGTTTGAAGTTGTCTGGATTGCCAAAGTCAATTGTAAAGTTGAGGAACTTAAGGAAGGTGGTTTGTGAGGAAGAAAAAGCTGTCCTGTGGGGTCCTCTTAAGAACACTCTCTCTCAATTGGACATAACTCTCTTTGAAGAAGAACCCAACTTAGATTGGCTTGAGTGACCAAGGTAATGACATCGATGGTATGTggaatttttatcaaatattgAAGGTCGTCTTTACACTTTTTCATATTGATGTGGACCGATCAATCATATTCttttctaatattttcttaAGTCACATTCATGCTTGCACCTAGATAATTTACTTCTCTATGACTATTGAGGATCCTAGGGTCGAATTGGCCTGGATTAACAAGATCGATTGATTTTGACTCCTTTATTTGTAAACTCGAAAAACACTCACGCTTTGTTCACCACGCCAGGTCTTAAGACTCTTAGGGAAGGGTCTTAATGAGCTAACCACTAAAGTGGCGCAATGCCAAACGCTAACGGCGCACTTGCTCTCCTAACTCCACGGCAAAGCGAGGCATCTACTCATATGAATGTGCGTACGTACACAGAGAGAAGGGTTGGATTGGGGTAAAGTGACTATGATGTGGTGGTTTGTTGGGGCCTTCGATTGCCCAGAGGAGGTCAACACCTTCTCAATTCCTTAAGGTATAAAATGTTTTAACtttatcataattttcatatccCGTCCAATCGAAAAATTATCTTGCTCTTTATTTCTTGAATTTACattataaattatattcatAGTATCTGACCTCGTCCAATATATTCGAAATACACCACCAACCTCCTAATAGTAGAATCTGTATTTTTACCATCAACATCGAATACTCACTTTTAATTTTAAAGGTCACATGGTTGGTTAAAatgctttttaattttcagtGAGATCTACTAAGTTTACCATAAAACCTATGGAAATCATTGTTGAATTGGATTGCAgtgcacaaaaataaaataatccattcaTGATACGGAGAAGATTAAACCTTGGCTGTCATATTGTTAACTAAACGTCTTGGGCTAACCGTGATAAATGGGTCGTTCTAAAATTACGCAACCTAATTTCATTCattctttttcaacttttccCTCGCAGGGCAACTTGCGACGAGGTCAACGACTAACGACATGTCTTCTTCAACGCCTAACGTCATATAATAAAGGAGTACCTCAGGGAGGCCCCCAATGGCCGCCCCTAGTAGGAAACTTCCCGGATGATTACCAACATATTCGGCCCGAGAATAAACTTCCACGACCGCAAGCTACCGCTTTTATAAAAAGAGTCTCTCTCACCTCTGTTCATCCCATTCTCCATTGTTGCTTCAAAGACCAAAACATTCCTCTTCCTTCTCGCCTCTGCAGAAGACCCAGAATAAAAAGCAGGGAAAAGCATCCTCTGCAAATCTCTGGACGTGGGTTTCAGTTCTTCGAAGCATCCTTGCGACCCATcgaagttttggattttttcttggATTGTTTGGTctgtgaagaaagaaagaaccgGAAATGTCTGTTGATTTTGCAGGAGCTGCTGTGGGAACAGCATTCGGCGAGCTGTACTCGCTTGTTAAGGAGGTAGCAAAAACTGTTGCCGCGTTTCATCCCCAGCTCAAGAAGATCGAATCTACCTTGAGTGAGATGGACCCGATCATAAAGAAAATCTACTATCTCTACGAACAGCTGGACCGTCTGAAAGAGATGGATCCGATCAAGGAACTATTGGATGAAGGCAAAGGACTAGTCAACAAGTGCTTGATGATCCACCCAGTCAATCTGTACAAGAAGTATACGCACTCGAATAAGCTGACTGAGTACAACGCAGCTGTCCGTGAGAAGTTCCAGATTTATGTGCCGCTGCTAGCCGCTAGGAACGATGCAGAGATGTTGATGAAGATGGAAGAGATCATGGGAAAACTCAGCTCCATCTACTCCAGTCAAGCAAACGGTGGGGCCCTCCAGACCATGCTTGAGGCTCTGAACAACCTTTCAGTCCCTGCGGCGCCCAATTTCATTGTCGGGTCAGAGGTGGAGGCGTCCTTGAGCAAGCTCAGGGAGCGTTTGCTCAAGGAGGGAGCGTCCGTGATTGTTTTGACTGGTCCGGGCGGGTGCGGGAAGACCACTCTGCTTAAAAAATTGTGCCATGATGTAGCAATTGAAGGTATgtgattattattttgattgatCCAGAACTAAAAAAAGTAGGAACGACTCTATTGTATTGATCCTCGCCTGTTGGTCTTTTCCAATAATCTTTTGGTTAGCCATTTATCTGTATAGGAGCTATTGACCGAATAACATTCCAcctttggaaatatttgaatgATTGTATCCCTTACCTGTTCTCTCTGTCAAGCATTACAGTTTCTGGTTGATGTGAATATCTGCATATAAAGAATTGCTTGGTGGACGTTTCATCAAGAAGTCTTTTTTCTTACGTCCAATCTGATAGATCTTTCCCAAGCTTTTAGATAGCAAGAACTGGCCTCTGTTTGATTGCGCTGGGCACCTTTCTTAATTAGCTGAACCCTCCTTTTTACAGCCATATGCTTCAGGCTTATTTTTTCTGCTATATGGTATGTACTTAGCTCTGTTTCTTATCCCACTGAGGCCATTAAACGAAAAGCGTCACGGCAAAATTTAGTACTCTTCGCAAGCAATGACTTACTGTGGTTTCCATACAGGCAAATTTAAGGACAACATCATGTTCGTCCCTGTCTCAAAGAAGCCCAACCTGACAGACGTTGTCCAGAAAATGTATCGACATAATGGTTTCAAGGTACCCGAGATTAAATCGGAAGAAGATGCAGTTCATTGCTTGCAGCAACTGCTCAACAAAATAGGACAAAATCCTGTGTTGCTTGTGCTGGACGATGTGTGGAAAGAATCGGAATCCATTGTTGACAAATTTGTCTGCGATGATATCAAAGATTACAAAATTGTGGTGACATCAAGATATGAGTTTCCTCGTTTTCGACCTGTGCATCACCTGAACCCACTGACTCATGACGAAGCGGtggaactttttcttcaatgtgCTACTGTTGATGATAGAAGCATGGGTACACCAGATACTAAGCTCTTAAGTGAGGTATACTCTCGCTTACGTTCATCAATTATTGCTGGTTTTTCCTTTAAGGGTTATTCTAATAAAATCGGACCTGCCTATCCTTACTTTCATCTCTCGTTCATCAAAGAGAGGCCTTGCTTTGTACTAATCATGACTATCAAGTTCTGGTAATTGCTTCTTTTTGCTTTGTGGCAGATAGTAGAACACTGTAAGCGATTGCCATTGGTTATTAAAGTCGTTGCCAAGTCTCTTCGGGGACAGCATTATgcattttggaggaaaaagctTAATGAATTGAATGACGGTGGTTCCCTTCTTGATTCGGAGGTGGAAATTAATACTTGCCTCAGAAAGAGCTTGGACGACATGAATGGTGACCCTTCAATCAAGGAACGTTTCATGGACCTTGGCTCATTTCCGGAGGATTGCAAGATCCCCGTCACTGCCCTTATTGATATGTGGGTGGAATTGTACAGGCTTGATCCCAATGGTTTGCGCGCCTTTACCGACCTCCATGAACTCGTTTCTAGGAACCTAGCTGATCTCGTAGTCACCAGGTATGGCTCTGACGTTCGTTTTGTTCTCTCATTCCA
Above is a window of Eucalyptus grandis isolate ANBG69807.140 chromosome 9, ASM1654582v1, whole genome shotgun sequence DNA encoding:
- the LOC120288111 gene encoding probable disease resistance protein At5g66900; this encodes MVDSTGAALGAAFQELFGLVKHLVMTIAAFRRQLKKIKATLVSIEPIIKDINKFNDQLDRGPEEMAPIKELLDKGKRLVDKCQKIHALNLCMKYKHSRRLAAFNAAVVEKFQLYMPLLGVRDGKEMSVGVKTIGEDVKEIGEDVKELKEWFVLVNGRALQSELETSSDLAVPAAPDFFVGSEVEASLRKLKEQLLEEGASVIVVTAPGGCGKTTLLKKLCHETAIKGKFKDKIMFVPISKKPNLTDIVQKMYQHNRLEVPKIKSEEGAVYCLQQLLKKIGQSPVLLVLDDVWKESESIVDKFVCDDNKDYKIVVTSRYEFPHIHSVHHLNPLTHDEAVELFRRCVTVDDRSTRPPDTQLLNEIVEHCKRLPLVIKVVAKSLRGKNYAFWKKKLRELSEGHSLLDLDTEILACLRKSLDDLDGDPSIKKRFMDLGSFPEDCKIPATALIDMWVQLYELDFDGVDAATDLHELDYRNLADLVLPRRDSKDDDESYRSHYVMQHDLLRELAIMECNQGEVMNRERLILDLMGNNFPNWWIEQKQQPLHARLVSISTDGKFSTPWPNLKLPVVEALVLNFRTNMQTKTYALPEFIANSPMLKALIVTNYSFFPVELGNFHVIGSNLRRIRFERVTVPFLSMGKLCLHDLEKISFFMCDISQASTSTNAKISDAMPNLKELDMDYCNDLVRLPDDICEIKPLQKLSITNCHNFSALPEQIGQLAYLEVVRLNSCTALSRLPDSIRSLQNLRLLDIPECLNLTALPDQIGHMVSLYRINMRGCLKLSGLPKSIVKLRNLRKVVCEEEKAVLWGPLKNTLSQLDITLFEEEPNLDWLE
- the LOC104418606 gene encoding probable disease resistance protein At5g66900 isoform X2, with product MSVDFAGAAVGTAFGELYSLVKEVAKTVAAFHPQLKKIESTLSEMDPIIKKIYYLYEQLDRLKEMDPIKELLDEGKGLVNKCLMIHPVNLYKKYTHSNKLTEYNAAVREKFQIYVPLLAARNDAEMLMKMEEIMGKLSSIYSSQANGGALQTMLEALNNLSVPAAPNFIVGSEVEASLSKLRERLLKEGASVIVLTGPGGCGKTTLLKKLCHDVAIEGKFKDNIMFVPVSKKPNLTDVVQKMYRHNGFKVPEIKSEEDAVHCLQQLLNKIGQNPVLLVLDDVWKESESIVDKFVCDDIKDYKIVVTSRYEFPRFRPVHHLNPLTHDEAVELFLQCATVDDRSMGTPDTKLLSEIVEHCKRLPLVIKVVAKSLRGQHYAFWRKKLNELNDGGSLLDSEVEINTCLRKSLDDMNGDPSIKERFMDLGSFPEDCKIPVTALIDMWVELYRLDPNGLRAFTDLHELVSRNLADLVVTRRDSSDDHESYSSHYYNGHYAQQHDLLRELVIMECDKGEIEKRDRLILELNGNEFPNWWSEQKQQPLSARLVSISTDGICEIKPLEKINITNCHNFSTLPAQIGQLTSLEVVRLNSCTSLSLLPDSIRSLQNVKLLDISECQKLSALPYQIGQMVNLDRINMRGCLKLSELPRSIVKLRKLRKVICEKEKAVMWGPLKDTLPSLAISLFEEEPNLAWLE
- the LOC104418606 gene encoding probable disease resistance protein At5g66900 isoform X1, with the protein product MSVDFAGAAVGTAFGELYSLVKEVAKTVAAFHPQLKKIESTLSEMDPIIKKIYYLYEQLDRLKEMDPIKELLDEGKGLVNKCLMIHPVNLYKKYTHSNKLTEYNAAVREKFQIYVPLLAARNDAEMLMKMEEIMGKLSSIYSSQANGGALQTMLEALNNLSVPAAPNFIVGSEVEASLSKLRERLLKEGASVIVLTGPGGCGKTTLLKKLCHDVAIEGKFKDNIMFVPVSKKPNLTDVVQKMYRHNGFKVPEIKSEEDAVHCLQQLLNKIGQNPVLLVLDDVWKESESIVDKFVCDDIKDYKIVVTSRYEFPRFRPVHHLNPLTHDEAVELFLQCATVDDRSMGTPDTKLLSEIVEHCKRLPLVIKVVAKSLRGQHYAFWRKKLNELNDGGSLLDSEVEINTCLRKSLDDMNGDPSIKERFMDLGSFPEDCKIPVTALIDMWVELYRLDPNGLRAFTDLHELVSRNLADLVVTRRDSSDDHESYSSHYYNGHYAQQHDLLRELVIMECDKGEIEKRDRLILELNGNEFPNWWSEQKQQPLSARLVSISTDKTFSTHWPYLELPKAEALVLNFDMQSKTYTLPEFIEKADKLKALIVTNHSFFPAELCNFHVVGANLRRIRFQRVTVPFLSMGNLYLHSLKKISFFMCYISQTSTSNDAKISHAMPNLVELDIDYCDNLVALPDGICEIKPLEKINITNCHNFSTLPAQIGQLTSLEVVRLNSCTSLSLLPDSIRSLQNVKLLDISECQKLSALPYQIGQMVNLDRINMRGCLKLSELPRSIVKLRKLRKVICEKEKAVMWGPLKDTLPSLAISLFEEEPNLAWLE